A part of Gossypium hirsutum isolate 1008001.06 chromosome A07, Gossypium_hirsutum_v2.1, whole genome shotgun sequence genomic DNA contains:
- the LOC107952709 gene encoding probable glucan endo-1,3-beta-glucosidase A6, translating into MLKMGLLSLFFHFLFLSISSGEISSQVGINYGQLGDNLPSPEKSVKLIQSIGAKRVKIYDANPDILNALRGTDLQVSIMVPNQHLTNISTNQKLADSWIQSNVLPFYPKVKIRYFLVGNEVISSSPKEIWYSIVPAMRKIKNALNTHRLNKIKVGTSMAMDVLESSFPPSNGTFRSDIAYPIVKPMLQFLSRTKSFYFLDVYPYFPWFTDSNNINLDYALFESRTIKYTDPVSNLTYSNLFDQMVDSVIFAMEKLGYPDVRIWIAETGWPNAGDIDQIGANIYNAATYNRNVIKKLTAKPPVGTPARPGRVLPSFIFALYNENQKPGPGTERHFGLLYPNGSNVYAIDLSGKTPDSAYEPLPKPTNNEPYKGKIWCVAARGVNASELGSALSYACSQGNKTCDPIQPGKECFKPDSLVWHASYAFSSYWSQFKKTGATCYFNGLATPTAKDPSFGRCKFPSVTL; encoded by the exons ATGTTGAAGATGggtcttctttctctcttttttcactttcttttcctCTCCATTTCCA GCGGTGAGATCTCAAGCCAAGTGGGAATAAACTACGGTCAGCTTGGGGACAATCTACCATCTCCGGAAAAGTCAGTTAAGCTAATCCAATCCATTGGAGCTAAACGCGTCAAAATCTACGATGCAAATCCCGACATCCTTAATGCTCTCAGAGGCACAGATCTTCAAGTCTCGATCATGGTCCCAAACCAACACTTAACCAACATCTCCACAAACCAAAAACTAGCTGATTCTTGGATTCAATCCAACGTTCTCCCTTTTTATCCCAAAGTCAAAATCCGATACTTCCTCGTCGGCAACGAAGTCATCAGCAGTTCCCCCAAAGAAATTTGGTACAGCATCGTACCAGCCAtgcgtaaaataaaaaatgcCTTAAACACCCACAGGCTCAACAAAATCAAAGTTGGCACCTCAATGGCAATGGATGTCCTGGAATCATCATTTCCACCATCCAACGGCACGTTCCGGTCTGACATAGCCTATCCGATAGTTAAACCAATGTTGCAGTTTTTAAGCCGGACCAAGTCTTTCTATTTCCTCGATGTTTACCCTTATTTCCCTTGGTTCACCGACTCCAATAACATTAACCTCGATTACGCGCTTTTCGAATCCCGAACGATAAAATACACCGACCCGGTTTCCAATCTAACCTACAGTAATTTGTTTGACCAGATGGTTGACTCCGTTATTTTCGCAATGGAAAAACTCGGGTATCCGGATGTTCGGATCTGGATAGCGGAAACAGGTTGGCCCAATGCCGGCGATATCGATCAAATAGGAGCCAACATTTACAATGCCGCTACTTACAACAGAAATGTTATCAAGAAACTAACTGCCAAGCCTCCAGTTGGAACTCCGGCCCGACCGGGACGGGTTCTACCGTCTTTCATATTCGCTCTTTATAATGAGAACCAGAAGCCAGGTCCGGGAACAGAGCGGCATTTCGGGTTATTATATCCAAATGGGTCCAACGTGTATGCGATCGATTTGAGTGGGAAGACACCGGATTCGGCGTACGAGCCGTTGCCGAAGCCAACAAACAACGAGCCGTATAAGGGGAAGATTTGGTGCGTGGCGGCTAGAGGAGTCAATGCGAGCGAGTTGGGTTCAGCATTATCGTACGCATGTTCGCAAGGAAATAAGACTTGTGACCCGATTCAACCCGGAAAAGAATGCTTCAAACCCGATTCGTTGGTTTGGCATGCTAGCTACGCCTTTAGCTCTTATTGGTCGCAGTTCAAGAAGACCGGTGCGACCTGTTATTTTAACGGTTTGGCTACTCCAACGGCCAAAGATCCAA gTTTTGGGCGCTGTAAGTTTCCAAGTGTGACCCTTTAA